CCGGCGACGTATTCGCTTCCAGCAAATAAAATTGACCGTCGCTATCCAGCATGGCATCAATGCGCCCCCAACCACGGCAACCTAAAACCTGCCACGCTTTAAACACCAGGGACTGCAATGCAGCCTCACGTTCTGCTTCCAGACCTGATGGACAGAAATACTTCGTCTCATCAGAGAGATACTTCGCCTCATAATCATAGAAGATTCCCGCCGGTTGGATGCGAATCGACGGTAAAATTTCATTTCCAAGCAGCGCGACGGTAAATTCCGGGCCACTGAGCCATTTTTCAATCAGAACTTCATCATCATGTTGAAATGCAAGCGCTAAAGCCGCATGCAGATCGCTATTTTTGTCAACTTTTGACATACCCACACTGGAGCCTTCACGGCTGGGCTTGACAATAACAGGTAACCCCAGCCCATCAATCCGTTGAATATCATCGTCTTTTAGGCCTGATTCAAATTCACTACGCGTTACGGCAACCCACGGCGCAACTG
The nucleotide sequence above comes from Kosakonia sp. H02. Encoded proteins:
- a CDS encoding D-alanine--D-alanine ligase encodes the protein MAEKVAVLLGGTSAERDVSLNSGAAVLAGLREGGVDAHGVDPREVDVTRLKEMGFSKAFIALHGRGGEDGTLQGLLELTGVPYTGSGVMASAISMDKLRSKLLWQGAGLPVAPWVAVTRSEFESGLKDDDIQRIDGLGLPVIVKPSREGSSVGMSKVDKNSDLHAALALAFQHDDEVLIEKWLSGPEFTVALLGNEILPSIRIQPAGIFYDYEAKYLSDETKYFCPSGLEAEREAALQSLVFKAWQVLGCRGWGRIDAMLDSDGQFYLLEANTSPGMTSHSLVPMAARQAGLSFSQLVVRILDLAE